AAGGTGGCGGGGTCGGCCACGATGGTGAAGTCCGCGCCGCCCTGCAGGCCCTCGATGGCGAAGCCGCCGTTGGTGGTGAAGACCGGGAACACCGTCTTGTGCGAGGTGTCCTTGGCCAGCAGCGTGGAGGTGAGGTTCACGCCCTCCCACAGCGCCGAGCGCGCCTCGGTGGCGACCAGCGTCTTGCCGCGCAGGATGCCGTGCTGGTCGGGCCAGGCGAAGCGCACGAGGTCGACCTCGCCGCTGTCGATGCGGCGCACCAGCTCGCGCGCCTGTGCATGCTGGTCGTCGGACCAGAGGCCGAAGCGGTCGACGAATGTGTTGGTGTTGCTGCTGCTCATGGCGCGCGTGCTCAGGCGGCGAGCCGTGCGGAGGCCCAGTCGGACTTCAGGCGCCGTGCGCGGTCGGCCTCCTGCCAGTAGGTCTCGGTGGCGGCTTCGTCGCTGACGTGGCCGATACCGTCGATGGAGGGAGGCCCGGTCATCGTGCTCGCCTGTGCGGCGTCGATCAGCATCGGCGCGCTCTCGCCGGCGAGCGTGGCCTCGATGGCCTTCACCAGCACGCGGCGGTAGGCAATGATTCCCTTGTCGGTGCTGCCCAGGTGCTCGCGCGTGCGGTCCTGGATGGCGCCCTGCGACTCCACCGCCCACTGGTCGTGCACGTTGATGTCGTCGCCCATGCCGGTGTAGGTCTCGGTGAGCTGCTCGTCGATGCTGTAGCCGTAGTTGTTGCGCTTGTTCTTGCGCGAGGTGTAGTCGGGCAGCTCGTAGAGCTTCAGGCGCTGGTCGCGCATCTGCTGCTTGTCGACCGGGCCGGTGAAGCTGGTGAAGATGGCGTACCAGTAGCAGTGCGTGTCGTCCACCGGCACGTGCCACTGCGAGATGGTCATCTCCGCGCTCATCGGGATCACGAAGGCCTGCGGGAACACCACGTTGGTCACGCGCACATGGGTGGTGTCTTCGGAGAGCTTGCGCAGCGCCTTCAGGCGGAAGCCGTAGTCGGTGGGTTCGACGCTGATGTCGGGCCGGTCGTACTCGCGCAGCACCTTGGTGATGGGCATGTCCGAATCGGCCGAGGCGCCGCGGAACTGCTTGCCGTAGCTCTCGGAGGTGTCCTCGTCCTCGAAGAAGCGATGCAGGTACGAGGCGTGCGCGGGGTCGATGCCCACTTCGAGCGCCTGCAGCCAGTTGCATTCGAACAGGCCCTTGAACGCGAAGGTGTGGGTGTCGGGGGCGACGAAGCAATCGAAGTCAGGGAAGGCCGGGGGCTCGCCTTCGCCGATGTACGCGAAGACCACGCCCGCCTTCTCGACCACCGGATAGGCCGACTGCTTGATGCGGCTGCATAGCTTGCTGGTGGCGGGTTCGGCGGGG
This region of Variovorax sp. RKNM96 genomic DNA includes:
- a CDS encoding aromatic ring-hydroxylating dioxygenase subunit alpha; the protein is MISAEQNDFITRVGRDAPAGKLLRRYWQPVALADELAGPRPVKPVKLMGQDFVLFRDENGQLGMLDRDCPHRGADLAFGRLENGGIRCAFHGWLFDAKGNCLETPAEPATSKLCSRIKQSAYPVVEKAGVVFAYIGEGEPPAFPDFDCFVAPDTHTFAFKGLFECNWLQALEVGIDPAHASYLHRFFEDEDTSESYGKQFRGASADSDMPITKVLREYDRPDISVEPTDYGFRLKALRKLSEDTTHVRVTNVVFPQAFVIPMSAEMTISQWHVPVDDTHCYWYAIFTSFTGPVDKQQMRDQRLKLYELPDYTSRKNKRNNYGYSIDEQLTETYTGMGDDINVHDQWAVESQGAIQDRTREHLGSTDKGIIAYRRVLVKAIEATLAGESAPMLIDAAQASTMTGPPSIDGIGHVSDEAATETYWQEADRARRLKSDWASARLAA